From the genome of Nasonia vitripennis strain AsymCx chromosome 1, Nvit_psr_1.1, whole genome shotgun sequence, one region includes:
- the LOC103318037 gene encoding putative serine protease F56F10.1: protein MKLPPILSIVLTLSSGSLAWFGFGKQRLVHHEPTRNTEGDAFEVQWFSQMLDHYDPASTRTWKQDSRLKIAHNNTLRENWNRQQITSRTTDSTKKVAWIADDASLESYLAKKFGAKIFFLEHRFYGKSQPTYRYRLLHRGDATIPQYTPIDQVDPLWRLVRRFPGILDARQVSPSGLRSCAPLFAEIDFKDFYIVVENSARKHSPNCVAVLSQAYKSLHSMLADKASWEELENMFNVCGSYFEENTMINDIFNFYEGIIDIVTEVVFNNDTYSLTIEKARSVLEDEEKGEPLTRLAQINELLLKSTTLPLIS from the exons ATGAAACTCCCTCCGATCTTGTCCATAGTTCTAACGCTCAGTAGTGGCAGCTTGGCCTGGTTCGGCTTTGGAAAACAAAGACTGGTGCATCATGAGCCGACTCGCAATACCGAAGGTGACGCCTTCGAGGTGCAATGGTTCTCTCAGATGCTGGACCACTACGATCCAGCGTCGACGAGGACGTGGAAGCAGGATAGTCGTTTGAAAATTGCACATAACAACACGCTACGCGAAAATTGGAATCGACAGCAAATTACTTCGCGAACGACCGATTCTACAAAGAAGGTGGCTTGGATCGCTGACGATGCCAGTCTCGAGTCGTACCTGGCCAAGAAGTTTGGAGCTAAGATCTTCTTCTTGGAGCATCGCTTTTACGGAAAGAGTCAACCTACTTA CCGATACCGCCTACTTCATCGAGGGGATGCAACGATCCCACAATATACCCCGATCGACCAAGTGGATCCTCTTTGGCGCCTCGTACGCCGGTTCCCTGGTATCCTGGATGCGCGCCAAGTATCCCCATCTGGTTTACGGAGCTGTGCACCCTTATTCGCGGAAATTGACTTCAAAG ACTTTTACATCGTCGTGGAGAACTCGGCGAGGAAACACTCGCCGAATTGCGTCGCTGTTTTGAGTCAGGCTTACAAGAGCCTTCACTCGATGCTTGCCGATAAGGCCAGTTGGGAGGAATTGGAGAACATGTTCAA CGTCTGTGGCAGTTATTTTGAAGAGAACACCATGATAAACGACATATTTAACTTTTACGAAGGAATCATCGATATCGTCACTGAAGTGGTCTTCAACAACGACACTTACAGTCTGACGATCGAGAAAGCTCGTAGCGTTCTTGAAGACGAGGAAAAGGGCGAGCCTTTGACCAGGCTAGCTCAGATCAATGAATTGCTATTGAAAAGTACAACGCTACCATTAATCAGCTGA
- the LOC107980617 gene encoding thymus-specific serine protease-like, whose translation RAWHLDRRWIYQVCTEFGWFHRFKKILILGVERTNLQFGGLDIADSVTNIVLVNGSNDPWHAAGVVNSTNPRSPVIYVEGAGHCPLIHPPRSADNAPLAEGKQRVEKIVDFWLKIK comes from the exons CGGGCCTGGCATTTAGATCGACGATGGATCTATCAGGTTTGCACGGAATTCGGCTGGTTCCATAGATTCAAGAAAATTCTGATACTGGGCGTGGAACGAACCAACTTACAGTTCGGTGGATTGGATATCGCTGATTCAGTAACGAACATTGTCCTTGTTAACGGCAGCAACGACCCGTGGCACGCCGCCGGTGTCGTCAATTCGACCAACCCTAGGTCGCCAGTCATTTACGTGGAAG GTGCCGGCCACTGTCCTCTGATACACCCTCCAAGGAGTGCCGACAATGCTCCGTTAGCTGAAGGGAAGCAGAGAGTGGAAAAGATTGTCGATTTTTGGTTAAAAATTaagtga
- the LOC100121422 gene encoding uncharacterized protein LOC100121422: MELRLLLLLLLQAVLAAQASSEGVCGYPGAPAHSSVRFSGPTIEDVIDEEDGPLSPRSNLAVGTVATYACERGFELLGPARRQCQEDGTWSPEGVPFCVLNVAAGKAPMQSSRADSGILQLAVDGSSAQSYSPQTCTLTTPESRPWWYVNLLEPYMVQLVRLDFGKSCCGDGLPGTIVVRVGNNRPDLGTNPICNRFTGPLEEGQPLFLPCNPPMPGAFVSVHLEASGPSPTPVQLSLCEAFVYTDQALPIERCPQFRDQPPGSTATYNGKCYIFYNRQPKNFREALAFCRARGGSLVDESNPALQGFISWELWRRHRSDTSSQYWMGAVRDPKDRTVWRWTGSGEEISVSFWSLPQGTEEDCARYDGNRGWLWSDTPCSVLLNYICQHQPRACGRPEQPPNSTMTVTLPSATDKEPAVRNYQVGTSVEYTCDTGSLLIGPSSRTCLDTGFYNEFPPVCKSIECGYPANIKHGGYTLINNTVNYLSQVLYTCEEGFEMTGRARLTCDIDERWNGPPPRCEPIRCDPPATVAHSQIQIDEIDIEDVTTQKLAKNETNRSLFVGSIVTYTCDKGYRLTGNRQLLCLPSGSYDRTPPTCTEEPQTAPAPIPKATVRPTNNRGRPFLPTRVRVPSSTPAATTSSTSPASSTTTTRTSTSTQRRHEQPASVQETIQKRPSIGLQRPASTTTERTPLVHKNVDASDHPQDNEISGSGVDNAHAEIAGVPEPNGPYRINRADQPGAHQAKLNLGAVIALGVFGGFVFLAAVITTVVILIRRNRSRGGKHYRHRASPDCNTVASFDSGSSGSRGGLNRYYRQAWENLHESATGQKIGSSSAGSNHAPLRRKETLDEPGYRDNYRNGSANMERDGSELVVSDVAAYASKSNGSANPDKKRHHHHHHHHHSSSYQSQSHHRY, from the exons ATGGAGCTGAGAttactgctgctactgctgctgcaagCTGTCCTAGCCGCGCAAG CCTCCAGCGAAGGCGTCTGCGGCTACCCGGGCGCACCGGCACACAGCAGCGTTCGCTTCAGCGGACCCACGATCGAGGACGTCATCGACGAGGAGGATGGCCCCTTGTCACCGAGATCGAACTTGGCCGTTGGTACCGTGGCCACCTACGCTTGCGAGCGTGGCTTCGAGCTTCTGGGACCGGCTAGACGTCAGTGCCAAGAGGACGGAACCTGGTCCCCCGAGGGTGTGCCCTTCTGCG TTCTCAACGTAGCCGCCGGAAAAGCGCCGATGCAGTCCAGCCGAGCCGACAGCGGCATCCTCCAGTTGGCCGTCGACGGAAGCAGCGCCCAGAGTTACTCACCCCAGACTTGTACCCTCACGACCCCCGAGAGCAGACCCTGGTGGTACGTGAACCTGCTGGAGCCTTACATGGTGCAACTCGTCAGACTGGACTTTGGAAAGTCCTGCTGCG GTGACGGCCTACCAGGCACGATAGTCGTCCGCGTCGGCAACAACCGCCCGGACCTGGGTACCAACCCGATCTGCAACAGGTTCACGGGTCCGCTGGAAGAAGGCCAGCCCCTCTTCCTGCCTTGCAACCCACCGATGCCCGGTGCCTTCGTCTCGGTTCACCTCGAGGCTTCCGGACCGAGCCCGACGCCTGTGCAGCTCTCCCTGTGCGAGGCGTTCGTCTATACCGATCAGGCGCTGCCGATCGAGCGCTGCCCCCAGTTCCGCGACCAGCCACCGGGCTCGACCGCGACCTACAACGGCAAGTGCTACATCTTCTACAACAGGCAGCCCAAGAACTTCCGGGAAGCTCTGGCCTTCTGCAGAGCTCGCGGAGGTAGTCTGGTCGACGAGAGCAACCCTGCGCTGCAGGGCTTCATCTCCTGGGAGCTGTGGAGGCGTCACAGGAGCGACACCTCCAGCCAGTACTGGATGGGAGCCGTGAGGGATCCCAAGGACAGGACCGTGTGGAGATGGACCGGTAGCGGGGAGGAGATTTCCGTGTCCTTCTGGAGCCTGCCCCAGGGCACGGAGGAGGACTGCGCGAGGTACGACGGCAACCGCGGATGGTTGTGGTCCGATACGCCCTGCTCCGTTCTGCTCAACTACATCTGCCAGCATC AACCACGTGCTTGCGGACGTCCCGAGCAGCCGCCCAATTCGACGATGACCGTCACGTTGCCCAGTGCCACGGATAAGGAACCGGCGGTACGCAACTACCAGGTCGGTACCAGTGTCGAGTACACCTGCGACACTGGAAGTCTCCTGATTGGACCCTCCAGTCGTACCTGCCTCGACACCGGATTCTACAACGAGTTTCCGCCCGTCTGCAAAA GTATCGAGTGCGGATACCCCGCGAACATCAAGCACGGAGGATACACCCTGATCAACAACACGGTCAACTACCTCAGCCAGGTCCTCTACACTTGCGAGGAGGGCTTCGAGATGACCG GACGAGCGAGGCTTACCTGCGACATCGACGAGCGCTGGAACGGTCCACCGCCTCGGTGCGAACCGATCAGATGCGACCCTCCGGCCACGGTCGCTCACAGCCAGATCCAGATCGACGAGATCGACATCGAGGACGTGACGACGCAGAAGCTCGCCAAGAACGAGACCAACCGGAGCCTCTTCGTCGGCAGCATAGTCACCTACACCTGCGACAAGGGATACCGGCTCACCGGAAACAGACAGCTGCTCTGTCTGCCGAGCGGGTCTTACGACAGGACGCCACCCACCTGTACCG AGGAGCCTCAGACCGCTCCAGCCCCGATCCCGAAGGCCACGGTTCGACCAACCAATAACCGCGGACGTCCCTTCCTGCCAACCCGAGTTCGCGTCCCGAGCTCCACACCAGCCGCCACGACGAGCAGCACAAGCCCAGCgagctcgacgacgacgactcgcaCGAGCACTTCGACCCAGAGGAGACACGAGCAACCGGCCAGCGTACAGGAGACGATCCAGAAGAGGCCGAGCATCGGACTCCAGAGACCGGCGAGCACCACGACCGAGAGGACTCCGCTGGTCCACAAGAACGTCGACGCCAGCGACCACCCACAG GACAACGAGATATCCGGCAGCGGAGTCGACAACGCCCACGCCGAGATAGCCGGCGTTCCCGAGCCGAACGGCCCCTACAGGATCAACCGAGCCGATCAACCGGGCGCCCACCAAGCCAAGCTCAACCTCGGCGCCGTCATCGCCCTCGGCGTCTTCGGCGGATTCGTCTTCCTCGCGGCAGTCATCACCACCGTCGTCATTCTCATTAGAAG AAACCGAAGCCGAGGAGGAAAGCACTACCGGCATCGAGCCTCGCCCGACTGCAACACCGTCGCGAGCTTCGACAGCGGATCATCGGGTAGTCGAGGCGGTCTGAACCGCTACTATCGTCAAGCCTGGGAGAACCTTCACGAGTCGGCTACCGGTCAGAAAATCGGTTCCTCCAGCGCCGGCTCGAACCACGCGCCCTTGAGACGCAAGGAGACACTCGACGAGCCCGGCTACCGGGACAACTACCGCAACGGCAGCGCCAACATGGAACGGGACGGCTCCGAGCTCGTCGTCAGCGACGTCGCCGCTTACGCCAGCAAGAGCAACGGATCGGCCAATCCCGATAAGAAGAGACACCATCATCACCATCATCACCATCACTCGTCGTCCTATCAGTCCCAGTCGCATCACAGATACTGA
- the LOC100121404 gene encoding TD and POZ domain-containing protein 5-like yields MENNTGNPSKRIKLGKTSLNIPEVTYRWTIENFVNSKPFLKDNKDILSPIFDAYNNNERVELQLKLRVSNKAWHFRCTNVGRYGGHAKVWVKYSVVNSSNEEIYVAGMGGSLISENVYLSYCLADLDELYNENVLVNGNLVTVCKIYFDNGQDYTQSEPDLMTPFIGEKSLMQDDLENLLKLKKFSNVNIIVGNKKFRAHKNILSVRSPVFSAMFEANMRESIENVVEVNDSSPEIMNELLRFIYTDRVNLEAVPIMDLLTAADKYQVEGLRVKCLESIMAKLSTENLAEVLDIVDRYEIPELYRYAVNFLITKRQEIVTKNDWDDTIASLSPRMLKELTAMLIKKF; encoded by the coding sequence ATGGAGAATAATACTGGCAATCCGTCGAAGCGCATCAAGCTCGGTAAAACTAGCCTCAACATTCCAGAGGTTACATATCGTTGGACGATAGAAAACTTCGTCAATTCGAAGCCATTTCTGAAGGACAATAAGGACATTCTTTCGCCCATATTCGACGCGTACAACAACAACGAGAGGGTCGAGTTGCAGCTGAAATTGCGCGTCTCCAACAAAGCCTGGCATTTTCGTTGTACCAATGTCGGAAGATACGGAGGTCACGCGAAAGTTTGGGTGAAATATTCCGTTGTAAACAGCTCGAACGAAGAAATTTATGTAGCAGGAATGGGTGGCTCGCTCATAAGTGAAAATGTCTACCTTTCCTATTGCTTGGCAGATCTGGACGAGCTTTACAACGAAAATGTCTTAGTCAATGGGAACCTCGTAACCGTATGCAAGATATACTTTGACAACGGCCAAGATTACACTCAGTCGGAGCCTGATCTAATGACCCCATTTATCGGGGAAAAGTCGTTGATGCAGGACGATTTGGAAAATCTGTTAAAACTGAAGAAATTCAGCAACGTCAACATCATCGTTGGAAACAAAAAGTTTCGCGCTCACAAGAATATTTTGTCTGTTAGAAGTCCCGTCTTCTCGGCCATGTTCGAGGCCAACATGAGAGAGAGCATAGAGAATGTCGTCGAAGTCAATGACAGTAGTCCGGAAATTATGAACGAGTTATTGCGGTTCATTTACACGGACAGGGTAAACCTCGAGGCGGTGCCGATAATGGATCTTTTGACAGCAGCTGATAAGTACCAGGTCGAGGGCTTGAGGGTCAAATGCCTCGAGTCAATTATGGCCAAACTCAGTACTGAAAACTTAGCCGAGGTACTCGACATCGTCGATCGCTACGAGATTCCCGAGCTGTACAGGTATGCAGTGAATTTTCTGATTACTAAAAGACAAGAGATCGTCACGAAGAACGATTGGGATGACACAATAGCGTCACTCTCGCCAAGAATGCTCAAGGAGCTGACTGCCATGCTGataaagaaattttga
- the LOC103318036 gene encoding speckle-type POZ protein-like translates to MFQADMREKKENIVEIDYMKPEVMKEVLNFIYTDNIAFDLVQITDVLAAADKYQIEGLRIVCLETIVSGLSIENVVEVIAITDCYEIPELRNYTINFLALDRAKIIAEKDWDEVMKSLPPPILMKLTTVLMQQV, encoded by the coding sequence ATGTTTCAAGCTGATATGCGGGAGAAGAAGGAAAATATAGTCGAGATCGATTATATGAAGCCTGAGGTTATGAAGGAAGTGTTAAACTTCATTTATACGGATAATATAGCTTTCGATTTAGTGCAGATAACAGATGTTTTAGCTGCCGCTGATAAATACCAAATCGAGGGCTTAAGGATCGTGTGTCTCGAGACGATAGTATCCGGACTGAGTATCGAGAATGTTGTAGAGGTAATCGCTATTACTGATTGTTATGAGATTCCCGAACTACGAAATTACACGATTAATTTTTTGGCTCTTGATCGGGCAAAGATTATTGCCGAGAAAGATTGGGATGAAGTAATGAAGTCTCTGCCGCCACCAATACTTATGAAACTGACAACAGTGCTCATGCAGCAAGTgtga